The sequence CTTCTTTATGAAAAGCCGGATCGACTTTAAATTGAATGTAATTACTCTTTGGTGCTTTTGCTCCCAAAACAGGATGCCAGCCAGCTGCAGTTCCAAATTTGTTTATCAACGCATTTGAAATATCCTTTTGAAAATCGGTATTGGCAACAAAAACAGTATTTTTTGAAAACTCAAAAGATCCAGCCTGCAGCACCAACTGATTTGGTTTAGGCACAATCTGAATATCTTTTTCAGTAAAAACTTTCTGGCTATAACCCGAACTTAAAACCGCTAAGAAGATTAAGATGAATATTGATTTTAATTTTCTCATAATTATTATTTTAAAGATGGTGTTATTTTAAATTGATACTGATAATTTTTGTCTTGCAAAAGATATTGTTTCATCGGCCATGCTTGCCAGCTGTCAATACCTCCAACGCCCATTTGTTTATAATCGATTTTCAAGCTTGTTAAATCTCTTTCTTTCAATTCGGCCGCGTGTCTTTGATCTTTTTCTAAACCATCATCCAAATCTTCGTTTAGATAATGAAGCGCTGTAATCGATAATAAAATATCTGATGTAACAGTCAATTTTAATTGATCTCCTGATAATTCCAAAAATCTAATATCGGTTTTATTTCCCGTTTCCTGTGGACGAATGTATGGATAATATTGCTCAGAAACCGTTTGATTGTAAAGCCCAACTTGCGAACTGTAATTTCTGTCGATATAATTTTCGTGCGGACCTTTTCCGTAATACGTCATCGCATTGAAATCTTTCGGAACAATTATTTCCATTCCAAATCTTGGCAAAAGTGGCTGTTCTTTAGTTTTGTCAATATTTAATTCCTCTTTAACGCTTAATTCTCCGTTGCTGTTCAGCTCGTAATTGAGTTCTAAAGTAGAAGAAACCTGAGGCAAATTATATGTCGCTTTTACTAAAATCTTATTGTCTTTTGTTGCAGAAAATATCCAATTTACTAAAGTTGGATTTTCCGTCGCTTCTTTCCAAGCTACTAGATTTTTCTGGAAATTTGCTCCGAAATCATTATCATTTGGTGCTCTCCATAAATTTGGACGCAATTGATATCGCTCTTTGATAATTGGCAAATTGTGGAAAGAATATCCATTTATGAAACCTGTTTTTTTGTCGAAAGCAATTTCGGCATTTTCACTTTTAAAAACAGTACTATTTGCTTTTTTATCAATAATAATTTTTCCTTCGCCAGCAATTTTAATATCGTTTTTCCATTCGCCTTTATAGGCCAATTGCTCCGTTGCGATTTCGAAGCCTTTCGGCAAAAGAGGTTCAGCATCTTTTAATGTATAACTAATATTTACAAATGCTTCCTGAAACTTTTTGTCTTCCAATTTGATTGGCAAAGCATAGGTTTTAGATTGATTTGGAAGAATATCTAAATTATCGATATGGCCCGTTGCTTCAGTTTTTCCGTCTAAAATCAATTTCCATTGCAGTTTTACATTGCTTAAATCTTTAAATGAAAATTCATTATAAACTTTGATTGTCGCTGTTTCTTTATTTTCCCATGAAGTCAAAATATTTTGCAACACATTTCGCATTTCAAGCGCATGCGGATTGGGTTTTCTATCTACGGTAAATACACCATTGTTTACAAAGTTGTTGTCGCTTTTGACATCTTTTGGTCCGAAATCTCCTCCATACGCCAAAACTGTAATTCCGTTTGGCAATTTTTTATAAACCGATTGATCGATCATATCCCAAATAAAACCTCCCTGAAAGTTTGGATATTTTCGGATTACGTCCCAATAATCTTTGAAATTTCCCATTGAATTTCCCATTGCATGCGCATATTCGCACTGAATGTAAGGTCTTGATGGATTTGGATTTGCCAGAATATACTCTTCCATTTTATCCGGAGAACTGTACATCGGATCAATAATATCTGAATCCCATTCAAATTTCAACCCTTTTCCGTCCCAAGCTCCCGCGGTTGCTCTTTCGTATTGAATTGGTCTTGATTTGTCACGGTTTTTAATCCACAAATAACCACGATAAAAATTGTAGCCGTTTCCAGCTTCGTTACCCATACTCCAAATAATAATCGAAGTATGATTTTTATCTCTTTCGACCATACGTTGCATACGCTGTATATGCGCCAGTTCCCAATCTGGTTTATTGCCTAACGTTTTAGTAATATCATAACCCATTCCGTGCGATTCTATATTAGCTTCATCGACAACATAAATTCCGTATTTATCGCATAATTCGTAGAAATATTCATCGTTTGGATAATGCGACATTCGCACTGCGTTGATATTAAATTCTTTCATCAATTTAATATCCTGCTCCATTCGTTCTCTTGAAATCGTTTGTCCAGTTACAGGATCCGTTTCATGACGATTTACTCCTTTTATGTAAATCGCTTTTCCGTTTACTAAAAGTTGACCGTTTTTGATCTCGACTTTTCTAAATCCAATATTGTGATTGATTACTTCAATCAGATTGCCTTTTTTATCTTTAAGAAGAAAACTAACCTGATATAAATTAGGAATTTCAGCACTCCATTTTTTCGGGTTATTTACTACGAAATCAAAATTAAGTTTTTTTGAATCGCTCGAAAGAATTGCTTTTTTTGAGTCGACAACTTGACCGTTATCTTTCAGCTGTACTTCGAAATTATAACTTTCTTTTTTGTCTAAATCGGAGAAATCAGTTGTGATTTTTAAAGTTCCGTTGACGTAGTTTGCATCTAAATCCGGAATGATTTCAAAATCATTTAAGTGTGCTTTATTTCTGGCAACCAAATAAGAATCTCTTGTGATTCCGCTCATACGCCACATATCCTGACATTCCAAGTAAGAACCGTCATTCCATTTCATGACTTTTAGAACGATTGAGTTTTTACCCGTTTTTACATATTTGTTCAACTTAAATTCCGAAGGCAGTTTTCCGTCTTCGCCATAACCAACATAAACGCCATTTACCCAAACCGTAAGATTTGATTTTGCAGTTCCAATATGAAGAAAAATATCTTTTCCTTCCCAAGATTTATCAATTGTGATTTCTTTTCTGTAAACTCCAGTCGGATTGTATTTTGTTGGAACAAATGGCGGATTTGGCGCCATTAAATAATCAAAATCATAGGTGGTGTTTACATAAACCGGAAAACCATATCCGTTTACATCCCAGCTTGCAGGAATTTTAAAATTATCCCAAGAATTGTCATTAAAATCTGTTTTTTCAAAATCCTTTGGAAGATCATTTGGGCTGTCAACATATTTAAATTTCCAATCACCATTGATATCAATGTAATTTTTAGATTCTCTCCAATTGTTTTTATTTGCTAAAGCTTCATTTTCAAATACAAAATAGGAAGCATGCATAGGTTCACGATTCTCTTCGTTGATTTTTTCATTCTGCCAAAACGGAACTTTTTCCTGAGCATTTATCGTTAAAACTGAAGAAAATAATAGGGATAATATGGATATTGTTTTTTTCATTCTTTGTTTTTATTCTCTACTGCTTTCGGCACAAAAAACATAATTTTTAAAATTAAGCAAAAGCTTTAAACGATGTTTCTTTTAAGCCAAATAAACAGTCACGGTATTAATTTGCAAAGAAAAAACCGCATTAAAGCAATACGGTTTTTCTTTTGCATCTGCATATTACTTCAGACTTGCTTTTGTTTCTTTTATAGTTTTGAAATTACTTTCAGACAGAGCATTTCCATCAAAAAAGGAAACCCCAATCGCACCATTTTCTTTGGCTAGTAAAATGGCTTCTTTTAATTCTTTGTCATTCTTTACTCCCGGAACATAAATTCCTGTATTGATTTTTGTTTTTTTATCTTTTAGATCGGCAACACCTTGTTTTGTCGCGTAACCAACCCAATCAATTTCTTCATCATAAAAGCTGTGGTAAATCATTGGATATACTTCGTCGATATCCCATTTATCCCAACGCTGACGAACCATGTGATCAGCCATTTCTGGATAAGGAAAAACCGCAGCTGTTAATTGTTTATTGTGTTTGTGCGCAATTGCATAAGCATCATTAACTACAGCTTGAATGGCATTTAATCTAAAGTTTTTCCACTCCATATCGATTGAAGTATTGTGGCTTTGTTTTGGGTTTTTATGATGTATTTTTTCAAATGCTTTTATGCATTCATCGCAATAGCAAAAATCAAATTGTGGCAATTCTACATCTTGAACCAAATTGTATTTTGGCAACAAACTAATCGGCAAAAAGATATCTGGGAAACGAATATAATCTAAATGAACACTTTCGATTCCGTCCACTTTTGCCAGCTCTTCAACCAAATGCAAGACGTGTTCTCTAGATTCTTTTCTTGTTGGACACAGCCATTGATAGTAATCAACATACGGACGATTGTCAAAACATGATTTTCCTTCTTTGCTTACCTGATACCAGTCTGGATGTTGTAAGGCAATCGAATCGCCTGGCCTGTTCATGGCCATAATCCAGGCATGTACTTTTAAACCTTCTTTTGTAGCCAGAGGAACTAATCTTTTTAAAAGTTTTGGATCTGTAGCAGTATTGATCAAAACCTCATCGATGCCGCCGTCTTTGTATTTTTTAAATTCTTTTGTATAATCAGCATCCGATTTTTTAGCATCGGCGGTTGTCCAGACAGCAAATTTAAAAGTGGTTGGTTCTTCTTTTTTAGCACATGAAAAAATACTAAAGGCTAATAAAAAAAGTAATAGTTTTGGTAGTTTCATAGGTGGTTTATTTTGAGATTATTTTGCCGTCCTGCCTTATAATATAAATTTGGTTTGAAAAAGGACTTTTTACTGAAATATTATATCCCGAAGAATGGTTTTCTACCGTTCGTAATAGGGGTGTGGACGGCTACGTAATTGTTCTTTCGTAGATCTGTGATTGTATGGTGAATTGGGGGGAGGGAGTGTGGGGTGGGGGGGTGGGGGGGTGGGGGAGGGGGTGGGGGTTGGGGGGTTGGTGGGGGTGGGGGTGTGGGGGGTGTGTAGAGGGTAGGTAGTAGGGTGGGGGGGGTGAGTTTGATGAGGTTTTTGTTTTTGTGAAGAGGGGGGGGGGATATGATGGGGGGAGACAGAGAGGATATATGATGTTTGGGAATGGTGGGTAGGGGGAATGAAGATTTGGGGGGTTTTGAAGAGGAATGGTGTAGGGAGGGTATTATTTTGTGTATGAGAAACATGGGGGCATGGGTTGTGGGTGGTGTGGGTTGGGGGGGGTTGTAGATTGGGGTGGGATTGTTGTGGTGTGGGTGGTGGGTGGGGATTGTTGAGGTGGGTTGTGTGTGGTGGGTAGTGTGGTTTTGGTGATTTGGGTGAGTGTGGTTATGTAGTGAGATGTTGTTGGTGGTGTTTGAGTGTGGGATGGGAGTTGTTGAGGGTGTGGTGGGTGGTTGGGTGGGGGTGGTGGGGTAGGTTGTGTTGGGTGTGTGGGTTGGGGTTTGTGGTGGGAGGGTGGGGGTGTGGGTTTTTTGAGTTGTGGGGTGATTGTTGGAGTTGGGGTTGTGTGGTGGGTGATTGTGAGGTGTTGTGTTTGGAGTTTGATGGGTGTTGTTGGGGTGAGGAGGGGGATTTGGTGTTTATGGTGTGGGATGTTGGGGGATGTTGTGGTGTTGTTGGAGTGGGTGGAGTTTATGGGGGTGGGGGGGATGTGGGGGGTGGGGTTGGGGGATTGTGAGGTTTGTTGTATGGGTGGTGGTGGGGATGGGGTGAAGGGTGAGGGTTGATTGGTGGTGTTGGTATGGTTGGGTGGGTGTATGTGGGTGTGATTTTGGGATGGGGTGGAGTTTTAAGTGGTAGGTTTTGTTTGAGTGTGGTGGTGATGGGGTTTGTGGGGTGTGGTTGGGAGTGGGTGTGTGAGGGGTGGGGAGTGTTGGGTTGGTGGGGAGGTGTGGGGGGAGTGTTTGTGAATTGGGAGGAGTGGTTTGTGTTGGGGTGGGGGGGGTGTGTGTTTGGTGGAGTTTTTATTATGTGGGTTGGGGGAGTGGGTGGGTTGGGGTGGTTGTTTGTTGGTGGGGGTGGTGGTAGGGGTGTGTTGGTTTGGGGGTGTGATGGTGGTGTTGTTTTGATGGGGTTGTGTATTGTGTTTTGGTGTTGTGAGGGATGGGTGTTGGGTGGAAGGGTGAGAATTATGGTTGTGAGGATGGGAGTGGAGGTAGAGTTGTTATTATTATTTGGTATTGGTTTATATATAGGATGGTGTGTATGGATTGAATTTGGAGGTAGGGTTGGGGGTGGGGTTGGGGATGGGGGTGATGGTAGGATTGGGGGATAGGTGGGATGTGTTGAGTTAGTTTGAGGGTGTTGTTGGGTGTGAATGTGATTTGGTTTTGTTGGTTTATTAGTGGTGGTGATATTTAGGGTAGTGTGGTTGGTGGGATTTGGGGGGTGAGGGGGATGTGTAGGTTTTTGTTTGTAAGGTGGTGGGGGAATAAATTATAGGGGGGAGTATGGATTGGAGGTTTTTGGGTGAGTTGTGGATTGGTATTTGGTTGTTGGTGTTTTTTGTGTGATTGTTTGGAGTGAGATGGTGTGTGGTGGGAGGATTGGTGGGAGGTGTTGAGTTTTTTATTGGGATTTGGTTTAATTGGAGGTTAATTTTATGTTAGAGTGAGTTGGGTGTTGTGTAGGTGAAATGGTATTTGAATTGGTAGGTGAGGGGGGTTTGTGGGTTTTAGATGTTTTAATTTGTGGAATAATTTGGTTTTTGAGGGGGTGGTTTAATTGGGAGTGTGGGATTTTGGGTTGTTAAGATGGGGGGAATTGGGTTTATGAGAGTGTAATGATGGGGTGTTGTTATGGGGGTGGGGGGTGGTGAAGTGTGTGTAGTATTGGTGGTATTGTTTTGTTTGAGGTTTATAGATGTGGGGGGGGGGTATTTTAATGTATTTTAAGTATGAGTGTAGTTTGAGTGTGGAAGTAGTTTGAGATGTTTTGATTGGTTATTGATTGTTGAATTGTGTAGTATTGAGGGGGGTTTGATTGGAAGGATGAGTGTTTTAGAGTGGGGGGTTTTGGGGGAAGTGTTGTTTGGAGTTGATTGGGGATGTGTTTGGATTATGGAGTGGTTTTTGGTAGGTGTAGTTTTTTT comes from Flavobacterium sp. KACC 22761 and encodes:
- a CDS encoding putative glycoside hydrolase; translated protein: MKLPKLLLFLLAFSIFSCAKKEEPTTFKFAVWTTADAKKSDADYTKEFKKYKDGGIDEVLINTATDPKLLKRLVPLATKEGLKVHAWIMAMNRPGDSIALQHPDWYQVSKEGKSCFDNRPYVDYYQWLCPTRKESREHVLHLVEELAKVDGIESVHLDYIRFPDIFLPISLLPKYNLVQDVELPQFDFCYCDECIKAFEKIHHKNPKQSHNTSIDMEWKNFRLNAIQAVVNDAYAIAHKHNKQLTAAVFPYPEMADHMVRQRWDKWDIDEVYPMIYHSFYDEEIDWVGYATKQGVADLKDKKTKINTGIYVPGVKNDKELKEAILLAKENGAIGVSFFDGNALSESNFKTIKETKASLK
- a CDS encoding glycoside hydrolase family 2 TIM barrel-domain containing protein; translated protein: MKKTISILSLLFSSVLTINAQEKVPFWQNEKINEENREPMHASYFVFENEALANKNNWRESKNYIDINGDWKFKYVDSPNDLPKDFEKTDFNDNSWDNFKIPASWDVNGYGFPVYVNTTYDFDYLMAPNPPFVPTKYNPTGVYRKEITIDKSWEGKDIFLHIGTAKSNLTVWVNGVYVGYGEDGKLPSEFKLNKYVKTGKNSIVLKVMKWNDGSYLECQDMWRMSGITRDSYLVARNKAHLNDFEIIPDLDANYVNGTLKITTDFSDLDKKESYNFEVQLKDNGQVVDSKKAILSSDSKKLNFDFVVNNPKKWSAEIPNLYQVSFLLKDKKGNLIEVINHNIGFRKVEIKNGQLLVNGKAIYIKGVNRHETDPVTGQTISRERMEQDIKLMKEFNINAVRMSHYPNDEYFYELCDKYGIYVVDEANIESHGMGYDITKTLGNKPDWELAHIQRMQRMVERDKNHTSIIIWSMGNEAGNGYNFYRGYLWIKNRDKSRPIQYERATAGAWDGKGLKFEWDSDIIDPMYSSPDKMEEYILANPNPSRPYIQCEYAHAMGNSMGNFKDYWDVIRKYPNFQGGFIWDMIDQSVYKKLPNGITVLAYGGDFGPKDVKSDNNFVNNGVFTVDRKPNPHALEMRNVLQNILTSWENKETATIKVYNEFSFKDLSNVKLQWKLILDGKTEATGHIDNLDILPNQSKTYALPIKLEDKKFQEAFVNISYTLKDAEPLLPKGFEIATEQLAYKGEWKNDIKIAGEGKIIIDKKANSTVFKSENAEIAFDKKTGFINGYSFHNLPIIKERYQLRPNLWRAPNDNDFGANFQKNLVAWKEATENPTLVNWIFSATKDNKILVKATYNLPQVSSTLELNYELNSNGELSVKEELNIDKTKEQPLLPRFGMEIIVPKDFNAMTYYGKGPHENYIDRNYSSQVGLYNQTVSEQYYPYIRPQETGNKTDIRFLELSGDQLKLTVTSDILLSITALHYLNEDLDDGLEKDQRHAAELKERDLTSLKIDYKQMGVGGIDSWQAWPMKQYLLQDKNYQYQFKITPSLK